In one window of Saprospiraceae bacterium DNA:
- a CDS encoding OmpA family protein produces the protein MKTRYRTSLLTAFWLPACLLFAQSDVVPATVQVKNEYAVNSAELEFSPTFYEDGIVFISTNNAGLKKLTDKNKQHYTSILRSQRNADGELSAAEPFAKEISTQYNEGPVCFDRTAETVYFSRNIIVNGKEKLSKDGSLMMRIYYSTLEGFTWSEPKPIFPVNDESYADCHPAISIDGDKLFFASNRPGSRGGMDIYVSYRVGESWSEPVNLGPSVNTSKDEAFPFIHADNTLYYASKGLPGGKGGFDLYYVIPENETKWTKPVNMGAPFNTSGDDFGLIVDLNKINGYFSSNGNGGAGADDIFSFHVENGNLDDFLLQNERVPDRKLDLRVVVTDKASNSPIGEAAVQILDYGKNNVIGRDEQGNLITIQTIDGKEIMKSLPPDKGINGQTDARGRFLTELKPGNYAISVTKQGYQTKQIRVPISKTGNEVAIQLEKALKTNRVQWNPSVFNYVTNAPLAGAVLVLTNKTTKQQDTLVTDVNGMVDHFLDPNTQYKLDMFQAGRLIGSTDIDTQGWLPNQLTMQNISVAPLLPGSIIELPNIYYNFNDATLRPDGRQDLDLLVTLMKQHPTIKVELASHTDCRGNNKYNQDLSQRRAEGVVDYLVSQGIPRSRLRPVGYGESEPRNRCRDGVQCTEQEHARNRRTEVRILTGVQGAAMVYVDGQIATAPATASSGQPQPPVNIPPGTSGKVTVSNAERDTYHVVAGSFLMEERAQNQLLNIHKAGFSAAQIVRFPNSTYFSVSVGKFKSRREADILKKRLEDNGIDAFVRAVQ, from the coding sequence ATGAAAACCCGTTACCGTACATCTTTACTCACGGCCTTTTGGCTGCCTGCCTGCCTTTTGTTCGCTCAATCCGATGTGGTGCCAGCCACCGTGCAGGTCAAAAACGAATATGCCGTCAATTCTGCGGAGTTGGAATTCAGCCCTACTTTCTATGAAGACGGCATCGTTTTCATCTCCACCAACAATGCCGGCTTGAAAAAACTGACCGACAAAAACAAGCAGCATTACACATCCATCTTGCGTTCTCAGCGCAATGCCGATGGGGAATTGAGCGCTGCCGAACCTTTTGCCAAAGAAATCTCGACCCAATACAACGAAGGGCCTGTCTGTTTCGACCGCACCGCAGAGACTGTCTATTTTTCGCGCAATATCATCGTCAACGGCAAAGAAAAACTCAGCAAAGACGGAAGCCTGATGATGCGGATTTATTATTCCACGCTGGAAGGCTTCACATGGAGCGAGCCGAAGCCGATTTTCCCGGTCAACGACGAATCCTACGCGGATTGCCACCCCGCCATCAGCATTGACGGAGACAAATTGTTCTTTGCGTCCAATCGGCCCGGCAGCCGTGGCGGCATGGACATCTATGTGTCATATCGCGTCGGCGAATCGTGGAGCGAACCAGTCAACCTTGGCCCAAGCGTCAACACCTCCAAAGACGAAGCCTTCCCCTTCATCCATGCCGACAACACCTTGTACTATGCTTCCAAAGGATTGCCCGGCGGCAAAGGCGGCTTCGACCTCTATTATGTCATCCCGGAAAACGAGACAAAATGGACCAAGCCAGTCAACATGGGAGCGCCTTTCAACACTTCGGGCGACGACTTTGGACTGATAGTTGACCTGAACAAAATCAACGGCTATTTCTCTTCCAACGGGAACGGAGGCGCTGGCGCCGACGATATTTTCAGCTTCCATGTGGAAAATGGCAACCTCGATGACTTCCTGCTTCAAAACGAACGAGTGCCCGACCGCAAACTCGACCTGCGCGTGGTGGTGACCGACAAAGCCAGCAACTCTCCCATAGGAGAAGCAGCGGTGCAAATCCTCGACTATGGCAAAAACAACGTGATTGGACGCGACGAACAAGGCAACCTCATCACCATCCAAACCATTGACGGCAAGGAAATAATGAAATCCCTGCCACCCGACAAAGGCATCAATGGCCAGACGGATGCCAGAGGCCGTTTCCTCACGGAGCTCAAACCCGGAAACTATGCCATCAGTGTCACGAAACAGGGCTATCAGACCAAGCAAATTCGTGTCCCGATTTCAAAAACGGGCAATGAGGTGGCTATCCAGCTCGAAAAGGCACTCAAAACCAATCGCGTGCAATGGAACCCCTCGGTGTTCAACTATGTGACCAATGCGCCTTTGGCAGGCGCCGTGTTGGTGCTGACCAACAAAACCACCAAACAGCAAGACACCCTCGTGACCGACGTGAATGGCATGGTGGACCACTTCCTCGACCCAAACACGCAGTATAAGCTCGATATGTTCCAAGCCGGGCGGCTCATCGGCAGCACCGACATAGATACGCAAGGATGGCTGCCCAACCAACTGACCATGCAGAACATATCGGTCGCTCCCCTGCTGCCGGGTTCCATCATCGAACTGCCCAACATCTATTACAACTTCAACGACGCTACCCTGCGTCCCGATGGTCGGCAAGACCTTGACTTGCTCGTGACGCTGATGAAACAGCACCCCACCATCAAAGTCGAGCTTGCCAGCCACACCGATTGTCGAGGCAACAACAAATACAACCAAGACCTCAGCCAGCGTCGCGCAGAGGGTGTGGTGGACTACCTCGTGTCGCAAGGCATCCCACGCTCGCGCCTGCGCCCAGTTGGCTACGGCGAAAGCGAGCCGCGCAACCGCTGTCGCGACGGCGTGCAATGTACCGAACAAGAACACGCTCGCAACCGCCGCACCGAAGTGCGCATCCTGACAGGTGTGCAAGGCGCGGCTATGGTGTATGTGGACGGTCAAATCGCTACTGCGCCCGCCACCGCTTCCTCAGGGCAGCCGCAGCCTCCCGTCAACATCCCGCCCGGCACCAGCGGCAAAGTGACGGTGAGCAATGCCGAGCGCGACACTTACCACGTCGTGGCAGGCTCGTTCCTCATGGAAGAGCGTGCGCAAAATCAGCTGCTCAACATCCACAAAGCAGGGTTCAGCGCCGCTCAAATCGTGCGCTTTCCCAACTCCACCTATTTTTCCGTCAGCGTGGGCAAATTCAAATCGCGCCGTGAGGCTGACATCCTCAAAAAGCGGTTGGAAGACAATGGCATTGATGCCTTTGTGCGTGCCGTGCAATGA
- a CDS encoding type IX secretion system membrane protein PorP/SprF produces MKKLLFLSLILAACVRLSAQQEHHYTQFMYNKLMYNPAYSGTRGVPSVTGIYRNQWIGFDGAPASALMSFNSPFLTPRVGVGVVFSGLKIGLQRDFYGSLAYSYELLKTEMVSVRAGIQGSIRSVSFAFNEANPINIGDPSLDNQRVNSVRGNVGAGVYGTFMGKYYVGFSIPRIYKNTLGFSNDQANLVAKESPHFYAVTGGIVPLSEDINLMPAVLVKYVEHAPIDADVNVNIDIRKIVTAGLSYRVGGNGAGESVSLLAMWQATPQIGVGAAYDFTLSSIKDYNAGSVEILLQADLKKPKNGGGKKKDVFHPRFFM; encoded by the coding sequence ATGAAAAAACTCTTATTCCTTTCGCTTATACTGGCCGCTTGCGTTCGGCTTTCTGCTCAGCAGGAACACCACTACACGCAGTTTATGTACAATAAACTGATGTACAACCCCGCCTACTCCGGCACAAGGGGTGTACCCTCCGTGACAGGCATCTATCGGAACCAATGGATTGGTTTCGACGGTGCGCCTGCCTCCGCCCTGATGAGTTTCAACTCGCCTTTCCTCACGCCGCGTGTCGGAGTGGGCGTGGTTTTTTCGGGCCTGAAAATCGGCTTGCAGCGCGATTTTTATGGCTCGCTGGCATACTCCTATGAGTTGCTAAAAACCGAAATGGTCTCCGTTCGCGCGGGCATTCAAGGCTCCATCCGCTCGGTGAGCTTTGCCTTCAACGAGGCCAATCCCATCAACATCGGCGACCCCTCGCTGGACAACCAGCGGGTCAATTCCGTGCGCGGCAACGTAGGGGCTGGCGTGTATGGCACTTTCATGGGCAAATACTATGTGGGTTTCTCGATACCGCGCATCTACAAAAACACGCTTGGCTTCTCCAACGACCAAGCCAATCTCGTGGCCAAGGAATCGCCCCACTTCTACGCCGTCACAGGCGGCATCGTGCCTTTGAGCGAAGACATCAACCTGATGCCTGCCGTATTGGTAAAATACGTCGAGCACGCCCCGATTGATGCCGACGTGAACGTCAACATAGACATCCGCAAGATAGTGACCGCAGGGCTGTCTTATCGTGTGGGTGGCAACGGCGCGGGCGAGTCGGTTAGTTTGCTGGCCATGTGGCAGGCAACGCCCCAAATTGGCGTGGGCGCTGCTTACGATTTCACGCTTTCGAGCATCAAGGATTACAACGCTGGCTCGGTGGAAATACTCTTGCAGGCCGACCTGAAAAAACCCAAGAACGGCGGCGGCAAGAAGAAGGACGTGTTCCATCCGCGATTTTTCATGTAA
- a CDS encoding aspartyl protease family protein, giving the protein MSKAVLLLLLLIGWPKFRTAAQAGFYIPEGQRQVDIPFEYTNNFIIVTVLFNGLLPLRFILDTGAEHTILSKREISDMLKVTYEREFRVTGSDLKTELVAYLARRVRFEIVGKALAPREDILVLQEDYFRFEEYAGINVHGIMSANVFSKYIIKINYDRHIITLYDREFFQMKDEGYVAVPVEIYRNKLYLNTRLNIVPDSTVPVKLLLDTGAGLPLLLFSDTHPMLHPPANTISSNIGMGLGGYLEGFTGRIRQIEMGTFTQQNVITYFQTLDSAAYVSDHLNKRNGLLGNTLLSRFIIVLDYHKALVWLKPARYFKAEYGYDRSGLNLIATGANFDRYMVQSVVPNSPASEADIRKGDEILRVGVFPLALSSLADLQHKLQKKAGKTLRIVVRRDGKILKKKIVLRDLI; this is encoded by the coding sequence ATGTCCAAAGCCGTACTGCTCTTGTTGCTTTTAATTGGCTGGCCGAAATTTCGCACGGCGGCACAGGCTGGGTTTTACATACCCGAGGGGCAGCGACAGGTGGACATACCGTTTGAATACACCAACAATTTCATCATCGTCACGGTGCTTTTCAATGGCTTGTTGCCCTTGAGGTTCATCCTCGACACGGGCGCGGAACACACCATTTTGAGCAAGCGCGAAATCAGCGATATGCTCAAAGTGACGTATGAGCGGGAGTTTCGGGTCACGGGTTCTGATTTGAAGACCGAATTGGTGGCGTATCTGGCGCGGCGTGTTCGTTTTGAAATCGTCGGGAAAGCACTCGCGCCGCGAGAAGACATTTTGGTGCTACAGGAGGATTATTTTCGGTTCGAGGAATACGCGGGCATCAACGTGCACGGCATTATGTCTGCCAATGTGTTTTCAAAATACATCATCAAAATCAACTACGACCGCCACATCATCACACTCTACGACCGCGAGTTTTTCCAAATGAAAGACGAAGGCTATGTGGCGGTGCCTGTCGAAATCTATCGCAACAAGTTGTATCTCAACACCCGCCTCAACATAGTGCCGGATTCCACAGTGCCAGTAAAACTCTTGCTCGACACGGGCGCAGGCTTGCCGTTGCTGCTTTTCAGCGACACGCACCCCATGCTACACCCGCCCGCCAACACTATTTCCTCAAACATCGGCATGGGTTTGGGCGGTTATTTGGAAGGGTTCACGGGACGTATCCGCCAAATCGAGATGGGCACATTCACGCAGCAAAACGTCATCACTTATTTTCAGACACTCGACTCCGCTGCCTACGTCTCCGACCATCTCAACAAACGAAATGGGCTGCTCGGGAACACGCTTCTAAGCCGCTTCATCATCGTGTTGGACTACCACAAGGCGCTCGTATGGCTCAAGCCCGCCCGCTACTTCAAAGCCGAGTATGGCTACGACCGGAGCGGCCTCAACCTCATCGCAACAGGGGCCAATTTTGACCGATACATGGTGCAGAGCGTGGTGCCCAACTCGCCAGCGTCGGAGGCTGATATTCGAAAGGGCGACGAAATACTGCGAGTGGGTGTGTTCCCCCTTGCATTGTCTTCTTTGGCGGATTTGCAACACAAACTCCAAAAAAAAGCGGGGAAAACGCTCAGAATAGTGGTACGCCGCGATGGAAAGATACTCAAGAAAAAAATCGTGTTGCGCGATTTGATTTGA
- a CDS encoding DASS family sodium-coupled anion symporter: MNQRTLALLAGPLLFLLIAALPAPAGMPEAAKLTTAITLWIAVWWITEPVDLAVTSLLPLVLFPLTGVARLKDVSGEYGNEIIFLFIAGFFFGKTIERWHLHRRIALRLVMWLGSKPSRVVLGFMVASAFISMWVSNTATAVMMTPVAIAVAVQSGGIDKDARHFQKALLLGVGYACSIGGLATLIGTPTNAIFVSYVKQKMDIAVSFWQWFLFGLPFTTVLLVACWGLLLWLFPLGKTMDTSHDSRDAIREDLAMLGRVTMPERRLMWLFGVVILAWITGSLVWYKWVPNCNDVVVAVAGGILLFLVPSGDGSKPLLDWDTALRIPWGIILLFGGGLALAKGFDQSGLAAWLGERMTGLSTLSHLLILLTVLTVVVLLSEVASNIATASMMMPVLAALAVSIGMHPFGLLLSATLAASFGFGLPVATAPNTIVYSSGYLTTRDMAKAGFILDAVAIVLLLIFLYAVLPFVWGISL; encoded by the coding sequence ATGAACCAACGCACCCTCGCCTTGCTCGCTGGCCCGCTTCTCTTTCTGCTCATCGCCGCATTGCCTGCGCCCGCAGGTATGCCCGAGGCCGCCAAGCTGACTACCGCTATCACGCTTTGGATTGCCGTCTGGTGGATTACGGAACCAGTGGATTTGGCAGTCACTTCTTTGCTTCCCTTGGTCTTGTTTCCCCTCACTGGCGTGGCGCGGCTCAAAGACGTGTCGGGCGAATATGGCAACGAAATTATCTTTCTATTCATCGCAGGATTTTTCTTTGGCAAGACCATCGAACGCTGGCATCTGCACCGCCGCATCGCGCTTCGGCTGGTGATGTGGTTGGGTAGCAAACCATCGCGGGTGGTGCTGGGTTTCATGGTGGCATCTGCTTTTATTTCGATGTGGGTATCGAACACGGCCACCGCGGTGATGATGACACCTGTGGCGATTGCGGTGGCGGTGCAATCGGGCGGGATAGACAAGGATGCGCGCCATTTTCAAAAGGCTTTGTTGCTCGGGGTGGGGTATGCCTGCTCCATCGGAGGGTTGGCGACACTCATCGGCACACCCACCAACGCCATTTTTGTCTCTTATGTGAAGCAGAAAATGGATATAGCCGTGTCGTTCTGGCAATGGTTTTTGTTTGGTTTGCCTTTCACGACGGTGTTGCTCGTGGCTTGTTGGGGCCTGTTGCTATGGCTCTTCCCGCTGGGCAAGACGATGGATACCTCGCACGATAGCCGCGACGCTATTCGTGAGGACTTGGCCATGCTAGGTCGTGTCACCATGCCGGAGCGTCGCTTGATGTGGTTGTTCGGGGTGGTCATCTTGGCGTGGATAACAGGCTCGCTGGTTTGGTACAAATGGGTGCCCAATTGCAACGACGTGGTGGTAGCGGTGGCTGGCGGCATCTTGCTTTTTTTGGTGCCTTCCGGCGACGGGAGCAAGCCGCTTCTGGATTGGGACACCGCCTTGCGAATACCTTGGGGCATTATTCTGTTGTTTGGTGGCGGACTGGCTTTGGCCAAAGGCTTCGACCAGAGCGGCCTTGCGGCGTGGCTGGGCGAACGCATGACGGGGCTGAGCACCCTTTCGCACCTGCTCATCTTGCTGACCGTGCTGACGGTGGTGGTGCTGTTGAGCGAAGTGGCGAGCAATATCGCCACGGCGAGCATGATGATGCCTGTGTTGGCAGCGTTGGCGGTGAGCATCGGTATGCACCCGTTTGGGTTGCTGCTCAGCGCGACGTTGGCCGCGTCGTTCGGGTTTGGCTTGCCAGTGGCGACGGCACCCAACACGATTGTGTATAGCTCGGGCTATCTGACCACACGCGACATGGCAAAGGCGGGTTTTATACTTGATGCGGTGGCGATTGTGTTGTTGTTGATATTTCTTTACGCGGTGTTGCCGTTTGTTTGGGGCATATCGCTTTGA
- a CDS encoding BrxA/BrxB family bacilliredoxin, whose translation MYPIQLTTPMAQDLTNFGFEALQTPEAVEQIFENQKGTALLVVNSVCGCAAAMARPGAKRSLENTKRPEKLYTVFAGVDTEATAKAREYLLPYPPSSPSIALFKDGKLVHFLERRHIEGRPAESIAENLKMAYEQFC comes from the coding sequence ATGTATCCGATACAACTCACAACCCCCATGGCGCAAGACCTCACCAATTTTGGGTTTGAAGCCTTGCAAACGCCTGAAGCAGTGGAACAAATTTTTGAAAATCAGAAAGGAACGGCACTCTTGGTGGTCAATAGCGTGTGCGGTTGCGCGGCTGCTATGGCGCGTCCCGGAGCCAAACGCTCGCTCGAAAACACCAAGCGCCCGGAAAAGCTCTACACCGTTTTTGCTGGCGTGGACACGGAAGCGACGGCCAAAGCACGGGAGTACCTGTTGCCATACCCGCCATCGTCGCCCAGCATCGCGCTTTTCAAAGACGGCAAACTCGTGCACTTCTTGGAGCGTCGCCACATAGAAGGCCGCCCGGCAGAAAGCATTGCCGAAAACCTGAAAATGGCTTACGAGCAGTTCTGCTGA
- a CDS encoding 4Fe-4S dicluster domain-containing protein yields the protein MAIMITDECINCGACEPECPNNAIYEGGVEWAISDGNTVKGEYVLENGIKVDASQKNSPVSNDYYYIVPDKCTECVGFHEEPQCAAVCPVDCCVPDPDRVESEEVLLERKARLHL from the coding sequence ATGGCAATAATGATTACCGATGAGTGCATCAACTGCGGAGCCTGCGAACCGGAATGCCCCAACAACGCCATATATGAAGGTGGGGTGGAGTGGGCCATTTCCGATGGCAACACAGTGAAAGGAGAGTATGTGTTGGAGAACGGCATCAAAGTGGATGCGAGCCAGAAAAACAGCCCAGTGTCAAACGACTACTACTACATCGTGCCGGACAAGTGTACGGAATGTGTCGGATTTCACGAAGAGCCGCAATGCGCTGCCGTATGTCCTGTGGATTGTTGTGTGCCAGACCCAGATAGGGTGGAGTCAGAAGAAGTGTTGCTTGAGCGAAAAGCGCGGCTCCATTTGTAG
- a CDS encoding aldo/keto reductase, whose protein sequence is MNIAQKSLMLGSAQWGWNVAREEAFRLLDAWLATGRREVDCATNYPINRNPADFRGAEKILLEYVRAHGLRDLRITMKIGSLDNMRSPEVNLSPSFILMMGEEYHRLFEANLHCLMFHWDNRDDVSAIHASLESLATLQKDAHIRPGLSGIKHPEAYLEANASLHLSFDIQLKHNIFRSDLLRYSPLLSVRPDNPSKNSTTLFAYGINGGGVKLDQHYAPDSVFLARGGQPEQVGATLEKVRALLPDWSTAFVRPPVKTMNHIGLIYAGLHPELSGVLLGVSSSSQLRETLDFWRNLETFDYGDIFQALNKIAR, encoded by the coding sequence GTGAACATTGCACAAAAATCACTCATGCTCGGCTCGGCCCAATGGGGCTGGAACGTCGCCCGCGAGGAAGCTTTTCGCCTGCTCGACGCTTGGCTCGCCACGGGACGCCGCGAGGTGGACTGCGCCACCAATTATCCCATCAATCGAAATCCCGCCGATTTTAGAGGTGCAGAGAAAATTTTGCTTGAATATGTGCGGGCGCATGGGTTGCGCGATTTGCGCATCACCATGAAAATCGGCAGCCTCGACAATATGCGCTCCCCCGAAGTGAACCTGTCGCCGTCTTTCATCCTGATGATGGGCGAGGAATATCATCGTCTCTTCGAGGCCAATTTGCATTGCCTCATGTTTCATTGGGACAACCGCGATGACGTGTCGGCGATTCACGCCTCTTTGGAGAGCCTGGCCACCCTGCAAAAAGATGCGCACATCCGCCCCGGATTGTCGGGCATCAAGCATCCCGAGGCCTACCTTGAAGCCAACGCATCGCTCCATCTCTCTTTCGACATTCAGCTAAAACACAACATTTTCCGCTCGGACCTCCTTCGCTACTCTCCTCTACTCTCTGTCCGGCCAGACAACCCCTCAAAAAACTCAACCACTCTTTTCGCCTACGGCATTAATGGGGGCGGCGTAAAACTCGACCAGCACTATGCGCCCGATAGCGTTTTTCTTGCTCGCGGCGGTCAGCCAGAACAAGTGGGGGCTACGTTGGAAAAAGTGCGTGCATTGCTGCCAGACTGGAGCACCGCCTTTGTGCGCCCTCCGGTGAAGACGATGAACCACATCGGTCTTATTTACGCGGGATTGCACCCCGAATTGAGCGGAGTGCTGCTCGGGGTGTCGTCGAGCAGCCAATTGCGCGAGACGCTGGATTTTTGGCGCAATTTGGAAACCTTCGACTACGGGGATATTTTTCAGGCTTTAAACAAAATTGCCCGCTAA